agtagtcctagttatcatagacgtcctgctgtccatcttcatagtactggtgctcctcttcatagtctggccatttgaatagccagggacaaagccatgagtactttaaagtactcgcaaactaatactagtgtaagcacttatCAACTATGGcaaaggggttctaagctctaggttcatttgcataaagccaattttatttcataagcacttagtagtaaaagactctttatttgcctaactaactcaagtgggaacattagtgtcattcccacaactctgttgtgatcaagtcaaattcacctttcaagttcaagtcaccagTCATAGGTCGCATTTTTGAAattgtctgatgacggaacagtatggcctttccaaccgtccataaccgtggacacggctattcaaataggtttatactctgcagaggttgtacacttgtgccacaacttttgattacatccgtcagggattgccctgaataatcatactcagtatgcggatcatcaaccataacctttcacttacataccctagtataggcacctctccccatgagcttggcctcccagtgatgccaatctgccatcctgggaactgcacagggcttgggccggacattcacctcattttcacgtcatttcacctaggaggcagctttcggcataacccctatgacgcttgtttagagggaacccatactaaagtacataaatttccagttaagccctacccataatcatgtattgtgggggtactcagaaattcgaatggtatcgcatccgaacccaaccatcagtttttgttaaattcaccatgtcattcacaagtcatattcaccttcaaaactttcaatagaatgactcatcattctaaggttttcaaagtcatttgattcacctGTTCCCAGctggagtagtcaattttagttttagcactagccactagtcatgaggggtgctaactaacttgtagctctctaggctaatttTGATGTTCTTGTAATACTCCATAtccagaccaaagttaactataaaagtaagctttgataatcaaagtaaaagcttgcaagaataaaacttgggattggattctcaacataaaatagaagtgtaatggtgccttgcttttagaagagctttgcattagggtagcttgcaagagtatagcttgcaataatatagcttgccttgagtggtctgatgatcaaagttttcttcttcttcctcgtagaagacctcctcctcctggtagtcttcggtactagcgtctataaacggatacgaggtatacaatcaccaaacaaatcttaagggctaaactaagcacacaatggttcacacaaactattctagcaTCCCAGCCTTATTAACATGGTGAgtggctttgttttctttttaagaaaaataatttcctctcattaaccatattgattagggtttctatttagttctttggataaataatttcctctcattgaatcctgttaagatttaatctcctcaaataataaggtatgaacacatgttgactaaggtcaacacttcataattatcatttgagaaaatgatttaaatgaggtattaccctcatgcaatttaacactactataataataatttaatatcaccaagtagtACAATATGAGATCACATAGACCAAGGtcaatacctcatgttgaattacttgagacaaagatttaaatgagagaatatctctcatactatttaataaataattttgggTAATTTAAAtagactagaaatagccacatagccattattttgctctattcCATGATCACAATAAACACCTATGCTATATTTTTATATATTCATGCAGAGTAtttgaaatgtgatttttgagagttggaatcaactcaaaattcattatggttgatttttaatagatgtttgaattttgaaaaggtactgacttgttatttttagtgCAAGTGGTCTACAATGAAacaagggttgagaccagtggggtttgatagagaatttcacaagctttccaaatatataaaattcatgaaatttggctcagtagattttgtTTTATTTAAATTTGAATCAAGCACCAGTATGGAATTTGAGTTAAATCGAATTAAACGAGATTTGAATTAAACGGGCGCGCGGGAAAACAAACGGGCTGGCCCAACTGTGCTCCagtgcgcagcgggccgcctgacagcggacCCCACGCGTCAGCGTgtcttaaacgccgaagcggtacggggagagGAGGCCGTAGGATTAGGCTTGGATCGGACGGTTGTGGTTCATCACCTTCCTCGACAGGGCTCGCCGAAGagcaaaccctaccggcggccagggGGTTGCGATGGGAGGCTTACCGGCGTCCAGCAAGTCCGGCGAGGCGGGCAatcgacgttgtcgacgacggcgagtcgaaggAGGGTCGCAGTGGCTCCAGGGGTGCTCGGGATCGTCGGCTTCGTCGAGCTACTGCAGCGGCGGActccggccaaattccggcgagCTGGTGTGTAATCGGAGAGGGGAAGTGGTCGAGGAGGTTCAGAAGGGAGAGGGGAGCAAgctggtgtgaagaaatcgtccATAGggtgcctccttttatagggtccAGAGGTGACCGTGGGGCGCGGGGCAGGCCAATGGTGACGACGGGGCTAGAGGTCACGCGGGGCTAGGGGAGTGGGCGCATCGTGTAGGCGACGTCGAGGCGGACACGACGAGCGTCAGGGCGCTGAAAACGGAGCACAagagcgtcgtcgtcgtcatcgtgtaCCTGGGTACTGTGGCGGACGGTCGCCGACGATGGCGTCGTCTACAGGGCGCGGGCGAGCCAGTGAGGATGTCTACGAGGTAGCTGAGGTCATGGTGGGTGCGTGGggagaaaagagagggcgagaGGTGGTCGGACGCGACGAGGCGAGCTtgtgtactggcgcgtccagagcgtggtcgtgcacgctctggcgcgtcctggCGCCTCTGGACACGTCGTGTTCTGGGTGCTGTCGGCCTCTCCTTGGCCAGGGCTTGCGCTAGTGGGGTCAGGGGGTCAAGGTCAACTTGTTTGACAAGGTCAGAGAGAGAGGTGAGGAGAGGGGAGCAGGTGTGCATGGTGGTgatcatgtggccggcatggtcaTGTCTTTTGATCCTTTGTGCATTTCTCTTGCTCTCTGAGGGCATGGCATGCTTGAGTGAGGTGAGGTGAGTCTACTTGACAAGGTTAGAAGGACAAGAGAGGGAGGATGACATGGGTTGGCATGATGAGGGGCATGAGGTCATGGCATGAGCTTGGCATTGGTCATTTCTCTCATGGAACAGTGgggcaaaggcatggtggggtagAGGAGAGGTGCAGGGATGCAGAGGTGGTcatggttggacttggtccaccctccaaatccagcatgggcacttatatgaaccctgcctgcaaggtgttcgacacaatgcccgcaagaaaattatttttaaattttgccaaatccttttatgggtgtgattcaaataatgtttggcacctAGTGCTGGTGTTGGTTTGCAAATTTGAGTGGTTTTGTAAAAATCCAAAATGTGTATGATCTAGAATCTGattcaatgttgccacttggcaTGTTTATATTAAGCAATTGAGAAAGATTTTGGAAGGTTGGTCAACACCAAAAGtattcaccttgatgaggtcttggatgaggtgtaaaGAGTTGAGAGACTTTGGTTTAGAAATTTCttaatacaagggctcaaagtgggtgtcatgatataattggcagatttgaccattatcatatgtgagtaggTTTTGCTATttattttgatttgatttgtatttctttgattccaaagtgATTATTATTAGTTTAGTAACACATCCAAACCATTGACACAATTCAAAATGGCCTAGGTTAAGGATTTACAAAAatggccatagcctcatatgtgaatttcttgtttttattctcttttctttttctttgaccaaAGGTCCTTGTttcgtgttcatggagtgttggaTTAAGTTTAGATatgggttcaaaccattttggtaAAGTAAAGATGGCATAAGCCAAGATTTGCAAttatggctatatgcccacatatgcctctatgtataatttcattttcttttggttTCACCTTTGATTTAGTTGGTGAGTACTAGGTTGGGTTTGTTGAGGTTTTTCAAACCATCCAAACAAGGTATAACATGGCATAGTTTATTATTTGCAAGAATAGCCATAAGCTCACATgagctttttcttttatttgtttttctcttGGCTATGTTTCTTTTTGACTCCAAAgagtaaggtttagggtttaggaaccTTTCCAAACATttcaacaaacaatcatggcaacaaCACAATATAAATGCATGAATACTATGCACACACTTTAAATTTAAATCAAGGGTGTggttggctccaaattttgggAAATAGCTTTTGATGGTTTGTCAACATATTAAATAAGGTTTCCAATGAACCTAGGGGTGAGATAGGGTAGTTATCAACTTTCACTAGATCCCCAAATTATGGCTAAGTGTTGAATTGAGATACTTTGATTATTGTGGCTTCTAGTTTTAGTTGatgtgtttgattccttttcttttcttcatTTAAGTACCAAATTCTATTTAATGGAGCAAGGCAGTTATTATGGCAATAACTAATTAAAACACTCATTCAAACAATATTTAAAATAAAAGTTTTTTGTTTATTCTTAATTTTGGCTTCTTGAATTCTTGATAATTAACATttcaatttttgggatgttacattcaatgatgacttcgtgatcgaaagaaccatttacataaaataacaattccctttgtctcgcaatattttacttatccgaagtttgatcatcggtatctccatacctagttcaacctcgttaccgataagtactctttactcgtaccgtgatatgatatcccttgtgaaccagtcacatgcttgcaagctaattggatgtcattccaccgagagggcccagagtatatctatccgtcatttggatggacaaatcccactcttgatccacgtGCCTCAatcctatactttccgaacacttaatgccacctttataacaacccatttacgaagtagtgtttggtgtcatcaaagcatccatccggtgtaggtgattaacatgatctcatggtcgaaggattaggttactatgtatcttaaagcttgaagcacaactaacttaatgacttgatcatatgctacgcttactatgggtgtatgtccatcacatcattcacctaatgatatgatcttgttattaataacatccaatgttcatgatcaggaaaccatgatcatctattaatcaacaagctagtttaacaagaggcttactagggactcctttatgtttacaaaacacacaagtattaatgtttccggttaatacaattatagcatgggatgtaaacatttatcatgaacactaagatataacaataaacacttttattattacctcttgggcatatctccaacacaaatAACCAACCCACAATAAGTAGTGAaggtggggtggggggggggcGGTGGCCCCCTGACTTGTGCATACCTCCGCCTCTAATGATGGTGTTTACTACTGGATCTTCCCGAAGATATTGGGGTTTATCTGTGCACGAGCGAAGCAATTGATGAAGGTTGCAATTGATTTATCACAAGGAAACCTAGAATGATATCGCCAAGTGTACCAGCGAGGATTGCACGGGCCTGATGCCGAGTGACCTGGAGTTGTTGAAGCTTCATTCTGTTGTTTTCTAGTTGTATGTGGATGTACAAAGTTTGTTTTCGTGTATTGTTTGTAGCTTTTAAGGAGTGCGGAGACAATGGTGGGAGCTGAATGTTTGTAGGTATCCGGTAGTTCCAGTGACAATGGGTTTTTGCCCCGTAGTCGATGTTTCGATATcaaacattcatagcaggttttcCATTGGTGCTCCAACTCGCTCTCTCCCCTATCTTTTTTTACTTTCTCATTCTAGTTTTGGTTTTAATGAACTTTGTCTTTCCGTGCAAGCGAACTTGCCCGGTTGGAAtccatcatcttgaagaggtaacTCTGCGATAACATATCCTAGTTAAGCTAGCTAGCCATTCTCGTCCTTGGGTCGCTCCCCCCGCGGGCGACTCTAGGGCGTCCCAACCCTAGCCCGTCTACCACCTCCCCTCGCCCTTCCCCGTCGCCGCGTGGCAGAGCCGGGCAAAGCCCGGCGGTCTTGGCATGGCGGCGGCCCTTCTTTACGGCGCTCCTTCTCCGAGGCGGTGGCGGGCCATGGCGCGGTGCTCCCTAGGTCGGCTGCGTTCTGGCGGCGGCGTGGCTCTCGGGCGGCGCGGTGTTGGGTGgcctggtggcggcggcgcggcgacaAGGAAGCTGGGGGCGACGCTCTCCCGGCCCGGATCTGGGCCCTTTGGGCCCCATCTGGGCCTGGGCGGGCTAGGTACGGGCTTCCCTGTGGTGTCTCCGGCGAGCGACGGAGCGGCTCGTGCTGCGGGGGCTCTGGACTGCGGCGCGCTGACTGTAGCGTGGCCATGGGAGCTTCATGAGCCCGCCGGGCTCGGCCGGGCCAGTAGGGGCCTGGTTTGCTCCTGTAGCTGCGTCCGATCGGTTACCGCAGGCGGCGGTGGAGGTTGTGCCCTCCCGCGTGGCCGCTGTTCAGCCGCCTCCTGGCCCTGGTTGTCTCTTCTCGTTTCTGTCGGTCGTCGTTGCTTGACCACTGTGAGACGGCGGTAGTGACTCCAAGACCGTGGTGGCGCGAGCTGGTGGGTGGTGAGGTTGGCGGAGCGCGATGGAGCGTCCGGGGTCGTGGTTCTTTGGGGGTTGGGAGAAATCCTTGTCGGATGTccgacaccgacgcggtgacgcctACTGGCGCCGCCATTCCTTCTTGAAGGGCGCCGGGTTCCCCCtcccacacccccccccccccgcataccgggggaaaccctaggatttgtccgggcagcagcgtcgtcatcgtcgcatcccttcttgaaggtgttgcttAGGTATGCGGCGCTTCGGAGGGCTAAGATTGTGGTGGGAATTCTCCGGAGGGCGCAACGGTGGTGGATCATTAGCGTTTTCGTCGATCCGGCTTGGTCGacattgttttcttttttcttcttcttttttttctcttGGGCTTGCCCTAGCGGTGGTCTCAATCTTGTATCGGTtggttgtttgctatattaatatagcgggccgAAAGCCTATCTGGACTGTGGGCCTTAAGTTTTGGTTTGCTGGGTTACCTATTGGGCTACACTGGGCCGTAGCGGGCCATAACCCTAGCCATACGAGCAAAACTCTGACCGCAACTCCCCAAGCCGTTCTTCTTCGGCAGCAAGCCAAGCCGCGGCAGATTGAAGAGCAGATTCCTCTGCTACAGATACCCACCCTTCTTCTTTCTCTGCAAGCCGCAGCAGATTCACCCACTTCATCAAACAGTATACCTTCGGCGTCCGCCGATTTGATTTGATCAGGGAGAGGTTGGAAAGCGAGGAGGGGGAGATGCCGACGCTGACGAAGCTCTACAGCATGAAGGAGGCCCGCCCTCCACAACACCCCCGACGACTGCTGGATCGTCGTCGACGGCAAGGTAGCAAGGCTTGCGCTATCGcgccccctctcctccctcaTACTCTTCTCTTCCGATCTGGGTTGAACAATACCCGTAAGATCAGTAGTTAGGTAGGGGATGTGTATGTGTGGAACCGCCGGTGCGGTTGTTGCTTGTTGGGCTTCGAAGCCATCCGTAACGTGTTCGACGGAATGTCTAGGAGATGCTGCGCTCGCTTTCGTTGTGAGATGGCTGCAGAAACAAGATCCATCCAACAGCTCGTCTCCTCTACCAGTCTTCAGGCTGATAGTGCAGGAGCTGTTATTTCTGAATAAAAGTCTATAGTTTCCACGCAAAAACAATGGCTGCAGAAACTGGAACCAAGGGTCTCTGTGACTGAGTGTGGCCTGTCAATCTAGGCACCACTACTGGGTTTAATCCTTGCGGGACAATTGTTCTGGGATATCTTGTTTGTGGAGGCTCTGTTCCTCTTTTCAAAGAGATCACAGATGCCTCTGTTGAAGGCTTTGAGTCAAATTGAACTGGTTTCAAGTAGAGGCATAATGTTTGGCCATATGTTCCCTTTTCTGATTGCTCAGCACTCTTATGCCATGTTGATGGATGCATTGCAGATTTATGATGTGACCAAGTATCTGGAGGACCATCCTGGAGGTGCTGATGTTCTGCTGCATGAGGTGACAGGTACTGCTACTACTCTCCTCCTGATGTCCCTTGTTCGGCACTTTTTATTTTCTCTTAGTTTTTTTGATCATATATGACAACCCGTTTGAAGGTAAGGATGGCACGGAGGAATTCGACGATGCGGGCCACAGCAAGGATGCCAAGGAGCTAATGAAGGATTACTTCATTGGGGAGTTGGACTTGGATGAGACGCCTGACATCCCTGAGCTGGAGGTTTACAGGAAAGAGCAGGACATGGCCTTTGCCAGCAAGCTGCTGGCCAACGCGGGGCAGTACTGGGCCATTCCGGTTGCAGCAGTCGGGATATCAGCCGTTGTCGCCATATTGTATGCACGCAAGAAGTGATGATCCCTTATAGGTTGATTGGATGACCATTTTTGGGGAACCAACCCATTTATATCTGGTTATGGATGGAGAATATGTACTTTTGTTCAAAGTGGAAGACGTATTTCTGTATTGAGGCCTTAGGCACTTGAATCTAATATTCTGCCACAAAATTGGTGGTGCTGTTTTATCAGTATGTCATTCAACGGATGGATTCGTTACAGACTCTGAACCATGTGTGCGATATAAACCTCTTGTGGGCTTGTTGCAGCAGCTAGCATAATTTTGTTCCATGCCACCACTGCTATTTGCTTTTGCAATGGCACCACGGCACTGTTtatttctaaatattgtgattttCCAGTATCTTGCTTCCTTCTGGAAAAAGTAAAACTGAATATATCTGTACCATTGGTTCTTTTGTACCATTCAAGGCAAAATGTACTTTGCTGGTCCCTTGGTTTGATTGAAGCTTCCTGGGTTTGCTAATTTACGGCCATTATTttctcacatttttcatgttcaCCTTTTTCTTTCCCTCACATTGCATCACTTCACAAGGTGCATATAGTTGGGCAGTAGACTTCAGAAGCGTGGCGGGTGATTTTTGCTGGCCCCCTCTGATATATCTCCAGTGGTGATGTTCCACCATCAGTAGGTAAAAGTTAAAGAAATCTTATTCTGTGGTACTACTGAGTAACCTGGAAGAATGCACTTGGCCTGATAGTACTGTGCAGGGTCTCCCTCAGATTGGATTGGATTTCCTTCAAGGCTGAGCAAAAGCCAACATgtggaaggtggtgaggctggtTCTGAGCTTCAACCTGAGGCTTGCTTGCAACTGCAACCAGCCAACGAACCAACAGCTACGGTTGAACCATTTCACCAATCCTTCCATTACACTGCATCTCATCTCATGGGCACATATATATACCAGGCCATGGGTGGCATATTGTTGTCCTCTGTCTTGTTGGAACTTCATAAGCTCTCAGCGGCAGCAGCATCACTGAAGCGGGGTGAAGCTGGGAACAAGGCAAGGCATGGTTCCTTTCAAAGGGGAGCATATATGATTAATTTGTCGCAGAGAATGGTGTCTCGGAGGGGGTTTGTATCCATCGTCCTTGCTAAGGTAAAGTGTTTCTCCAGAATTCATGCGCTGCTATAATATCGTGATGCATTTTGTAGTAGTACTCTTGTTATGTTTCTCGTTGTGGTTTATCTATTATGAATAATACAAGTTCCTCTTGTTTGATCAAATAGATTGCCCGAATAGTAATATGTAGGAAAGATCTCTATCTGATATATATAGCTTCTGTTTACCCTTTCTCCAAAGTAGCTGTAGATGATCATCTCATTTTTGTCGAAAAAAGAGTGTATCTTCGTTGGTTACTTTCTCTGCCTCGTGAAATGTTGCTTATCTTGTGGCACAATGGCACCGTATAAGCAATCAAGATTCAGACAAACCGAGAAATGCTACAGATGGGGGAAAAATCGAAGGGTATTAAGAAAAAACTCATATTGTGTAGATAGGGAAGCACTACTAGTATTATTAGCCCATTATACATACCATTAGCGTTAGGATGAACCTGGTACGTTAAAAATAACAGTTAAATGATTGCAGTCTCAAGTTCCTGTGTGCAGAGAAATTAGCACCGTTTCATACTTTATGTTGTAGCTTTTCTGATATTTGAGTTACGATTTCTTTCAGCCTCTAATACTGTTGTAGGTTGCTTCTTTTGGTTCGTGTTATCTAGCACACGGAACAAGAAAATCGTTCAGCTCAGGAACTTGGTTTAAAAGTCAAAGCGGCAAGGAAAACAATGCTAAATTTTAGatgaacagggagcgctcgctccCCAGATCCATTTTCATTGAAAATGAAACAATGCTGAATTATCTCAACCAACAGCATCTCCTTGTCACAAATTCAAAACATAATGATGGACAGCATGCATATACTACAAGAAAGGCAGTCATATAATTCAATGAAATATCCGTTTGCTATAAATACAAAAGGTGCAACTGTAATCACCTAAATTGCAGTAACTAAGTTCACCAAAGTGTTGTGGCCAGTATATACCAAACAACAAATACATTTCCGGCCCTTTTAACAACTTACAAAACACACATATCAGCTTTCCTCTGCGCGACACCTGTCTCTCCTATGCAACCGTGGAACTGAATGAGCAAATGACCCGTTGCCGCGCACCTCATGGGACCTGACAACAACTTGAAGCTCGCTGATTCTCTTGACCTCATTCATCATACATAAGCCAGCAAAGTAGCAAACACAATCGAGAATACCAAGACCGGGAGCGTCAACGGTTGTTTTGTTAGAGGGCTTGCATTAGGCAACCACGGATATGAGTCAGGGGACGGCATGACACAGTTATCACCATTGAAGTACACACGCCTTGGAAAGGCCCATCCCTTATCCAAGGTGAAAGTCTCTGAGTCCTTCTGCATGAGTACTTCTGACTGCGCATTTCCTAGCGGACCAGCTTGATTAAGGAAATCATTGTAGAACTTCATTCCCCAGAACATTGCAGTATCATCTGAAGCGGAAGGAATAAACCCCATCAGACAGGATGCACATTTTCATTAGGAAACCACAAGTAAAATAGTTCACAAAATGACTTACTTATGCGGCCTCCATATGGGGTAAGTGGCTTGTAGTTGAAGCTAAAAAGCTTGGTGATATTGTTGAAGTTAGGATGCTGGGCAACTAAGTTCCAATCTGAATAGTTCATGCGGTAGTTGAAGTTTGTGATAGTGACTTTCACTCTCCAGTAGTCCTTGTAGTTGAGCTTCACATGCCAGTGGACTCTTATCGGGCACATGTGGGAAGTACATTGGACAAGAGGCTGGCCGGTAATTTTGCCAGGACCATTGATGGCAGATTGTAAATAAGGCGAattgtcactgtaaaatgaaaagGGTTCATAAGAAATTTTGCAGAAAATTAGAACCTTAATAGAAAGTGAAAGAGCAACAAGCTGTACTCACTTTACGCAGCTTCCTGGATGAGTGACATTGTTTTGACAGCCACAAGAGCATGTTGGGCAGTTCACAATAGTGTCATTGTAAAATGATGAAAGAGATACACAGCAGGTTGGAGTCTTCTGAGCAAGAAATTGGGAGTATGTGCAGGTTACATTCCAGGTCACTGTGAATAGATAAATTATTTGTTAAAATACATCAAATAAAGAAAGTTATCTGCAGTCAAACATAAACATATATATGGGAACTAATCTGATGCTTCGTGGATTTGACATGCATTATTTGCATTAGAACAAAGCTGACTAAAATAGGCAGCCTGAGCTAACATCGGTTATAGGTGATGAACTCATCTCCCATCGAGAACAAATCGCTTGTCATTTCAATGGTTCACTCCTTCCACTAACCCTACACAAAATGTAACCTAGCATTCATCCATCTTTAAGGAGCAGAAACATGCTAAACTAGTACTACGATGTGTTCAGCTTACTAATGCATTTGCACAAAATATTCAAGCAACTAAGAGCAAGCAGCAAGGAGCAATAAATGGGCAACTTACTAAGAGCTTGGGTTGCCCTGCGCCCGTCTGAGGAGTAAAACCTGGTAGGCTTGCCAACAATAGCACGCCCACATGTGTACCCAGGACCTGGGGccttgagagtgaagtttttcggCACCTTAACCGTCTTATTGGTAGTCCCAGCAAGACCTACACTGATCTGGAAGGAGGAAGCAGCATTTGCTGGGTCCTGGTTAAATGTCTTTATAACTCCCGCCTTGCAGCAATTGGCAATTTGCTGGTTGAACGGGGTGCCTGGAAGAAGATCGACAATGTTTGGCTCCTTCTTGCAGCAATGGGGAGGGCTGCTCTTGAACTTTGAGCAATCACCCTGCTCGGTGGCCTGAGCCCCCACCATCGACCAGATGACCTCCTTCTTTGCCCACGCCCACCCCAGCGACCACCCTGGCGCAGAGATGTGCCGGAACTGTTGGTAGTTGAACATCGTGACTGTTGCCTGCACATGACAAGTTTGGAGAGAAAAATCATGATACAGCCATACAGGATGACCAGATATCTGTAATCGGGACGATGACTGCACTTGTTTGGTGGATACTATATTGTTAGTAGCAAAGTTTGTAATCGGTCATTGGCCGGTGCTACTTGTCAAGGTCAAAACTACTCAGTAAAAAACCATGGCCTGGGATGAAAGGCAGAGCTGTTGATGTGAAGGAGTGCTACTTACAACATAACCATCAGGAGTCCAACTGATAATATCCCATTTTATGGTGATGTTGCCATTCGGATCCAGCGAATCATAAGCCTCTGCAGTATCAAACAAAGGTTACATGTCAGACACACAATATATGGAAACAAGACAGTAGAAGAAGCTGAATTGCACGGTAGATGGACTCCTATGATATATCCTTGTTCCTATTTGCAAGATCTATCCGCTTAAACTGGCAACTGGACTTTTAAGCAGCAAAACACAGCTGATTGAGACGTTTTCACTAATTTGCTTTCCCTCCTGAACAGATCCATCGTTACACAGCACGAAGCCAGGGAGTTTTGGCCAAGAATCAGCAGAGAGTGGCACTGTGGAAGCTTGGCATGCGTCAGATAGGTATGTGGCTTCCTAAGTCGGGTTCGGAATTCGGAATCGAGCTGAATTAACCCGGTGGGATCTTGATTAGAAGCCACCGACACCGAGCTGGAGCCACCGACACCGACAGGACTAGGCGAAATGGGAGTGGCATTGACCGGCACGCAATCCGAACCTCGCGGTCGCTCCGTCTCACCAATACAAGGCGGCGATCGGGCAGCCGGATCTAACCAATTCGCCGGTTCCCGGCACGACGCGGCACCATCGAGAGGGTGAGAAGGACCGGGCGGGGGCAGGTAAAGGAGAGGAGCCGAACCTGTGGTGGCTGGCGCGGAGAAGAGCAGCCCCGCGGCGAGCAGCACGGCGCAGCAGGCCGCCGCGGATCCACCAACCGCCGCCATTTCCCTTC
This Lolium perenne isolate Kyuss_39 chromosome 1, Kyuss_2.0, whole genome shotgun sequence DNA region includes the following protein-coding sequences:
- the LOC127327611 gene encoding uncharacterized protein isoform X3, with the translated sequence MGGILLSSVLLELHKLSAAAASLKRGEAGNKARHGSFQRGAYMINLSQRMVSRRGFVSIVLAKIHRYTARSQGVLAKNQQRVALWKLGMRQIVSAGNVTVRMVE
- the LOC127327611 gene encoding uncharacterized protein isoform X4 — protein: MGGILLSSVLLELHKLSAAAASLKRGEAGNKARHGSFQRGAYMINLSQRMVSRRGFVSIVLAKIHRYTARSQGVLAKNQQRVALWKLGMRQIVSAGNVIVRMVE